The Alteribacter keqinensis genomic sequence TAATGTCATCCCTCTTATTAAACCAAAAAACATGCATCAAACGGTGTATTTTAGACTTCTTATAATTTTAATGTACCTGAAAGAGAAGAGGACTCAGGAGCAAATCAGAAAATGGAAAAATTTTAGGTGGATGTATTGTAAATATTCTTAGTATGAGTTGCTAATTTGTGGAGCCATAAAAATAAGTGGCCTTTATTCAAAAAAACTGTATTGTGTTGCGATACACGATACAGTATAATCGATTTATATACTAGAATTGGATAAATTAACCAAAGGAGGTTAGGTATATGGATAAAAGGGTTGATATTGGAACTTCAATTGGTTCCTATATTAAAGAAACTGTTATTCCTAAAAACATGTCTGTAAAGGCAGCAGCAGAGATACTTGGAGTAGGGCGGCCTGCACTCTCAAACCTTCTCAATAATCGTGCCTCACTTTCAGCTGATATGGCAGCGCGTATGGAAAGAGCGTTTGGGATTAGTGCACGTGATTTACTGGATATGCAAGCAGAATATAAGACTAAGAGTTCGAAAGAGAAAGGAATCACGGCTTCTACAAGAGCCTATGTACCACCTTTTATGCAATTTAAAGCAAATGATATTGAAGAATGGGCTTCAAATATCAAAGCTAGGACACGTTTTGCGGTGTTTCTTCGTACCCTTATAAATTCAACTGGGTTAAAAATTAAGAGTATAGATTTTCCTGGGAATGATGATGCTGAGCGTCCTGGATGGGACGGATTCCTAGAAACTGAGGAAGGAACGCCTTGGATTCCTGCTGGCCTGTCAGGTTGGGAGTTTGGAACTAATAAGGAACCAAAGAAGAAAGCGGATAAAGATTTTAATAAGAGTGTTGAACAAAACACACTCGCTGTGCGTTTAGAAACAACATTCGTTTTTGTAACACCTATCCGATGGCATGGTAAAGATAAGTGGAGGAAAGAGAGACAAGAGGAAAATAAGTGGAAAGAAGTGTTAGTTTTTGACTCAAGTGATTTGGAACAATGGGTTGAACAATCGATTCCGGGACAGGCATGGCTTGCTAATGAAATGGGGGTTTCAGCTGAAGGCGTAATATCACTGGATGAGTGTTGGAGGCGGTGGGTTGTGGACACAGATCCACAGCTCTCCCAGAATTTTTTTGATCCTATTGTAGAAAAATCAAAGAATATTGTTTTGGAGAAGCTAACTATATGGGAACCGATAACGATTGCAAGTGATTCAAATGACGAGGCTTTAGCGTATGTATATAGTCTGTTTTCATGCAATGATCTTGACCTGACAAGGTTTCGTGACAGAATAGCGGTGTTCACTAAACCCGGAGTATTATCTAAGCTAGCAGCAAAACCTTCAGATTTCATTGCTGTAATAACAAACCGGGAAGTAGAACATGAGTTAGCCCCACTTAAAAAAAATCTGCGTTCAATTATTCTATATCCACGAGGGGCGACGAATGCAGAAGTAGATGTTACTCTTGAGCCGCTAATTTATGAACACTTTAGCAATGGTTTAGAAACAATGGGATACAATCGTGATCAAATTATGAGGTTAAGTCATGAATCGGGTAGATCACTCACTGTCTTGAGACGTCGCCTTTCTAATCTCGAGGCAATTCGTACTCCCGAGTGGGCGTCTGATAAAGAAATAGTCACTACTCTCAAAAACTTTGTCTTCGCTGGAGCTTGGGAAACTAGGAATGAGTCAGATAGGTTAATTCTTTCTCTTCTAGCAAGTGACGTAGAATACGAAAATCTGGAAGATCAATTTGTTGATCTAATCTCGTCAAATAATAGTCCGGTTTGGTCAATTGGGCATATGCGAGGATTAGTTTCAAAGATGGATGCTTTGTATGCCATAAACAGAAGAATATCAAGTGGGGATATCGAACGGTTTCTACATGTTGCATATTTAGTTCTTTCCGAGGATGATCCATCATTGGATCTTCCGGAAAATAAAAGATGGGCTGCTAATATATACGGAAAAACGAGAGAAATATCCTCTACACTGAGAAAAGGAATAAGTGAAACACTAGTTCTTCTTGCAGTTCACGGTAATTCGCTTTTCCTAGAAAGAACGGGGAATCACATTAGTTCTAAGATTGAAATGTTGGTTAGGTCTCTTTTAAGTCCTCTAACAACCCGCAAGTTGGAGGCTCAATCAGAGGATTTACCCTTGTACGCAGAAGCTGCCCCTGAGATGTTCCTACAGATTCTAGAAGATGATTTAAGCGCTGATGCACCTCAATCACTTGATCTTATGAGACCTGTAGATTCAGGAATATTTGGGCGAAATCCAAGAACTGGCTTACTTTGGGCTTTGGAGAGTTTAGCGTGGTCACCAGAGTATCTTATGAGAGTGGTTAAAATTCTGGCTGAGCTTTCTAAGAGAGAAATAGAGGATAATTGGGTTAACAAACCAGGAGAAACTCTAAAGTCGATATTTCGATGCTGGATGCCACAAACTGCAGCATCATTTGAAGAACGAATCTCTGCATTTGAATATTTAGTTAGAGAATATCCTGAAATTTCGTGGTCTCTGTGTCTTGAACAGTTCAATGGTCAATCTAAAATCGGATCTTTTAGCTACAAACCTCGATGGCGTTCAGAAGCTCATGGCGCAGGAGAGCCGGTGGGAGGCAATGAACGTTACGGTTTTTCTAAGGTAGCACTTGAATTTGCGTTAAATTGGGAAAAGTACACAGTTAACATGCTTTGTGATCTTGTTTCCTGCATGAGAAATATCCCTAAGAAATCCCAAGAATGCATTTGGGATATTATTGAAAATTGGGGTGCGACTGCAAGTGAATCCGAAAAATCAATCCTGCGTGAGAAAGTTAGAACGAGTGTACTCGTACATCAATCTAGTTTGAATAATGTGAAGGGGGGGGATGATGAGAGAGCTACAATAATATTTAATAATTTGGAGCCGAATAATATCATTTTGCGACACGAGTGGCTGTTTAAAAATCTTTGGGTTGATGAATCTTTTATTGAACTCTTTGACGATAATCTTGACTATGAAGGACGTTCTAGAAGGATTGAAACCTTAAGACTAGAAGCTCTCACAGCAATAAAATCTGAACTAGGCTTACAAGGTATACTCGAAATTGCGGGCCGTGGTGAATGTGCAAGGATTATTGGAGAGCTCCTAACCGACATGATTACGGATCAACAAGAGATAAGAAAACTTGTTGATGAGATCTTAAGTGTATGCTCTTTTGAAGATTCGCCAATTTGTAAATCTGTTGTTTCAGGAATATTCCGGGGAATAGTGAGTCAGGGTAAGGTAGGGCTCCTTTCACAGATTATTAATAAACGTAAACCTAGTAATGCTGTTTCCCTGTTAATACAAGCACCATTCGTGAAAAATGTTTGGGAGATTGTTGAGGATCTTGAGGCCACAGTTCAGGTGGAGTACTGGAAAAAGATAACCCCACAATGGCTCGGACATGCAGATCAAGAAGAAATACATTATGCTATTGACCAACTTATCAGAGTGGATCGACCTAGAGCTGCTTTT encodes the following:
- a CDS encoding HigA family addiction module antitoxin, which codes for MDKRVDIGTSIGSYIKETVIPKNMSVKAAAEILGVGRPALSNLLNNRASLSADMAARMERAFGISARDLLDMQAEYKTKSSKEKGITASTRAYVPPFMQFKANDIEEWASNIKARTRFAVFLRTLINSTGLKIKSIDFPGNDDAERPGWDGFLETEEGTPWIPAGLSGWEFGTNKEPKKKADKDFNKSVEQNTLAVRLETTFVFVTPIRWHGKDKWRKERQEENKWKEVLVFDSSDLEQWVEQSIPGQAWLANEMGVSAEGVISLDECWRRWVVDTDPQLSQNFFDPIVEKSKNIVLEKLTIWEPITIASDSNDEALAYVYSLFSCNDLDLTRFRDRIAVFTKPGVLSKLAAKPSDFIAVITNREVEHELAPLKKNLRSIILYPRGATNAEVDVTLEPLIYEHFSNGLETMGYNRDQIMRLSHESGRSLTVLRRRLSNLEAIRTPEWASDKEIVTTLKNFVFAGAWETRNESDRLILSLLASDVEYENLEDQFVDLISSNNSPVWSIGHMRGLVSKMDALYAINRRISSGDIERFLHVAYLVLSEDDPSLDLPENKRWAANIYGKTREISSTLRKGISETLVLLAVHGNSLFLERTGNHISSKIEMLVRSLLSPLTTRKLEAQSEDLPLYAEAAPEMFLQILEDDLSADAPQSLDLMRPVDSGIFGRNPRTGLLWALESLAWSPEYLMRVVKILAELSKREIEDNWVNKPGETLKSIFRCWMPQTAASFEERISAFEYLVREYPEISWSLCLEQFNGQSKIGSFSYKPRWRSEAHGAGEPVGGNERYGFSKVALEFALNWEKYTVNMLCDLVSCMRNIPKKSQECIWDIIENWGATASESEKSILREKVRTSVLVHQSSLNNVKGGDDERATIIFNNLEPNNIILRHEWLFKNLWVDESFIELFDDNLDYEGRSRRIETLRLEALTAIKSELGLQGILEIAGRGECARIIGELLTDMITDQQEIRKLVDEILSVCSFEDSPICKSVVSGIFRGIVSQGKVGLLSQIINKRKPSNAVSLLIQAPFVKNVWEIVEDLEATVQVEYWKKITPQWLGHADQEEIHYAIDQLIRVDRPRAAFKNIQYNLKAIPPKLLFRLVSAIASIQSEPEGNYMLDSYHVVKALKCLTDSGEITVDKMAELEFQFIDAFSREEDTIPNLEKHLEDNPELFVQAIVMAYKRDDGNEDPIEFRPKNQHVKEQLANAAFQLLDKLSFIPGHNSEGELDSELIIKWVKKVRQLSLELSRKDICDVCIGNLFSKAPIGEDGIWPCQPVRIALNNILNDRISRGLMTGMYNSRGAHWRKNGGDDERILAAKYETWAKALEFSYPQVAAFLKRMEKSYMTDAVEEDYRAKVEKRLLY